In Elusimicrobium sp. An273, one genomic interval encodes:
- the mutY gene encoding A/G-specific adenine glycosylase yields the protein MKSFASILLDWYDQHKRDLPWRHTRDPYLIWLSEIILQQTRVAQGMEYYLRFAKRFPTPLSLAEASEDEVLKYWQGLGYYSRARNLHAAAKSMAGVFPRSYEGVRALKGVGDYTAAAICSIAYQMPYAVVDGNVYRVLARVFGISIAIDSPEGKKVFMQKAQQLLDGKRPGDYNQAIMDFGAMVCTPVSPQCDACPLAKRCKARQEKRVEELPVKMQKTKISSRYFHYIYVRQGNNTWLHKRGPGDVWQNLYEPPLVESQTPEENWLAGAAYKRLFGRRKAMLKVPPVKHVLSHRVIYADLSEVDLPSSCPVAEGFLCVSAKEIPQYAVSRLVQKLLEKAKVGI from the coding sequence ATGAAAAGTTTTGCTTCCATTTTACTGGATTGGTATGACCAGCATAAACGGGATTTGCCTTGGCGGCATACCCGGGATCCGTATTTAATATGGCTGTCGGAAATTATTTTGCAGCAAACCCGCGTGGCGCAGGGGATGGAGTATTATCTGCGTTTTGCAAAGCGCTTCCCCACCCCCCTTTCTTTGGCGGAAGCGTCGGAAGATGAGGTGTTGAAATACTGGCAGGGGCTTGGCTACTATTCCCGGGCCCGCAATTTGCATGCGGCGGCCAAAAGCATGGCGGGTGTTTTCCCCCGCAGCTATGAAGGCGTTCGGGCGTTAAAAGGAGTGGGCGATTATACCGCCGCGGCCATTTGTTCGATTGCCTATCAAATGCCGTATGCGGTGGTGGACGGAAACGTCTACCGCGTGTTGGCGAGAGTGTTTGGAATATCTATTGCCATAGATTCCCCGGAAGGGAAAAAAGTGTTTATGCAAAAAGCTCAGCAGCTGCTGGATGGCAAACGTCCGGGGGATTATAACCAAGCCATTATGGATTTTGGCGCAATGGTCTGCACGCCGGTTTCCCCCCAGTGCGACGCTTGCCCGCTGGCCAAGCGCTGCAAGGCCCGCCAAGAAAAGCGGGTGGAAGAACTGCCCGTTAAAATGCAAAAGACTAAAATTTCCTCCCGCTATTTCCATTATATATATGTACGGCAGGGGAACAACACGTGGCTTCATAAGCGCGGGCCGGGCGACGTATGGCAGAATTTGTATGAGCCGCCGCTGGTGGAAAGCCAGACGCCGGAAGAAAATTGGCTTGCCGGCGCTGCCTATAAACGGTTATTTGGCCGCCGCAAAGCGATGCTGAAAGTGCCCCCCGTAAAACACGTGCTTTCCCACCGGGTTATTTATGCGGATTTATCCGAAGTAGATCTTCCCTCTTCTTGCCCGGTGGCGGAAGGATTTTTGTGCGTATCCGCAAAGGAAATCCCCCAATATGCCGTTTCGCGCTTGGTTCAAAAATTGTTGGAGAAAGCCAAAGTGGGCATTTAA
- a CDS encoding NAD(P)/FAD-dependent oxidoreductase, with amino-acid sequence MNSPIYDVIIIGGGASGLMCALECARRGKTTLLLEKDALPARKILVSGNGRCNLTNAHVSPSFYHADTALMAQTLSQFSFQDCLDFFARLGVLTVEENLGRVFPSTGKSTAVAEPLKLAVSEAGAEIQTSCEAVRLKRGKTFTVHCRGGQIFQSRRLVLACGSCAYPQLTGTQSGYELARSLGHSIIPPKPALSALCLKETAVARLNGIRSQVRLRALQNNRVLDQAEGEVLFTNYGINGPAVLNVSSSVSRALKDGNVVLELNFLPQLKDPQNFLRQRLAAFPARRPKDFFAGILHESIANLLIDFIGLRKNIPVGQQTPNALQRLVQTPCAWPLTATGVRPWNEAMAATGGVNTREINYNTFESLKCPGLYITGELLDVDGKSGGFNLHFAWASGIIAARALSEEQ; translated from the coding sequence ATGAATTCCCCTATTTATGACGTAATTATCATTGGCGGCGGCGCCAGCGGGCTGATGTGCGCGCTGGAATGCGCCCGCCGAGGCAAAACAACCCTTCTCTTGGAAAAAGACGCCCTGCCCGCACGCAAAATTTTAGTCAGCGGCAACGGCCGCTGCAACCTGACCAATGCGCACGTAAGCCCGTCTTTTTACCATGCAGATACCGCCCTCATGGCCCAAACGCTAAGTCAATTTTCTTTTCAAGACTGCTTAGATTTTTTTGCCCGGTTAGGGGTCTTAACCGTGGAAGAAAACCTGGGGCGGGTCTTCCCGTCTACGGGCAAATCTACCGCCGTGGCCGAACCCCTAAAGCTGGCCGTCAGCGAGGCCGGGGCCGAAATCCAAACGTCCTGCGAAGCCGTGCGCCTAAAACGCGGCAAAACGTTCACCGTTCACTGCCGCGGCGGACAAATTTTTCAATCCCGCCGCTTGGTGCTTGCCTGCGGTTCGTGCGCCTACCCGCAGCTGACGGGCACCCAAAGCGGCTACGAATTAGCCCGCTCGCTGGGGCACTCCATTATTCCCCCAAAGCCGGCTTTAAGCGCCCTGTGCCTAAAGGAAACCGCCGTGGCCCGCTTGAACGGAATTCGCAGCCAAGTGCGCCTGCGGGCCTTGCAAAACAACCGCGTGTTGGATCAGGCCGAAGGGGAAGTGCTGTTTACAAATTACGGAATCAACGGGCCGGCGGTGTTAAACGTCAGTTCATCCGTTTCCCGCGCGCTGAAAGACGGAAATGTAGTGCTGGAACTGAATTTTCTCCCACAGTTAAAAGACCCGCAGAATTTTCTGCGCCAACGGTTGGCCGCGTTTCCCGCCCGCCGGCCGAAAGATTTTTTTGCCGGTATTTTGCACGAAAGCATTGCCAACCTGTTGATTGATTTTATCGGTCTTCGCAAAAACATTCCCGTCGGGCAGCAAACGCCAAATGCCCTGCAGCGCCTGGTGCAAACACCGTGCGCCTGGCCGCTGACGGCCACCGGCGTGCGCCCATGGAACGAAGCCATGGCGGCGACGGGGGGTGTAAATACGCGAGAAATAAACTATAATACATTTGAGTCGCTTAAATGTCCGGGCCTGTATATAACTGGCGAATTATTGGATGTGGACGGCAAAAGCGGCGGATTTAATTTGCACTTTGCCTGGGCTTCGGGAATCATCGCGGCACGGGCCTTGTCGGAGGAACAGTAA
- a CDS encoding toxin-antitoxin system YwqK family antitoxin produces the protein MVDIVRKTTSLNDPLHVGFVRTYYVDGKEVYSETLDKNLDIEKHSGTMPDGTVKEFFENGKLYFECEFKNGQRNGACKIYFDNGKVSIEKFYENGMLQGKARVFHPTGRLYKEFSYVDDIQDGKQVKYYPDGKVLETAEYKKGYLNGICKVYTPDGDLRSECTYKNDKIVGDKIIYHPNGTIALISPHKDGKPHGVTKKFSETGELIEEWFFEDGILTLKKVH, from the coding sequence ATGGTAGACATCGTCAGAAAAACAACCAGCTTGAATGATCCCCTCCATGTGGGATTTGTCCGTACCTATTATGTAGACGGCAAAGAAGTGTACAGCGAAACGTTGGACAAAAACCTGGACATTGAAAAGCATTCCGGTACGATGCCGGACGGCACCGTAAAAGAATTTTTTGAAAACGGGAAACTGTATTTTGAATGCGAATTTAAAAACGGCCAGCGCAACGGCGCCTGCAAAATTTATTTTGACAACGGCAAAGTTAGCATTGAAAAGTTTTATGAAAACGGCATGCTGCAAGGCAAAGCGCGCGTCTTCCACCCGACGGGAAGACTGTATAAAGAATTTTCATATGTAGACGATATCCAAGACGGAAAACAGGTAAAATACTATCCGGACGGGAAAGTCTTGGAAACGGCGGAATACAAAAAAGGTTATTTAAACGGCATCTGCAAAGTGTATACGCCCGACGGAGATTTGCGCTCCGAATGCACGTATAAGAACGATAAAATCGTAGGAGATAAAATTATCTACCACCCCAACGGCACCATTGCTTTAATCTCCCCCCACAAAGACGGCAAACCCCATGGGGTAACCAAAAAATTCAGCGAAACGGGAGAACTGATTGAAGAGTGGTTTTTTGAGGACGGCATTTTGACGCTCAAAAAAGTTCACTGA
- a CDS encoding MATE family efflux transporter, giving the protein MAQAVSIQTHNPFKARTISQLLIKFSAPAVAGMFVNAIYNIISRIYVGQDVGANGLAGITILFPLGLIYMGFSALIGVGANALFSIRLGEKKEEEAQMILGNAFVLLALISGIITLGSYFFLDSFLGFLGADSEVLPYARDYAKVVLPGYFLFGISIGLNNFIRSSGHPKTAMATQFIGALINIVLGPIYIFVFDWGIQGAAAATVSGQAVSFIWVMLFFTGQRSFYKLHWKFFRLKAYIALDSMAIGFSQFAFQLASSTLNVILNHSLLKYGGNLAISAVGIAVSVNTLVMMPLIGLSQGAQPLIGYNYGARKYATAIQTLKMAMRWGMGITTAGFILLEIFARPIASVFNSDNMALVDLSAQVIRLFNLLLPIVPLQVLTTSFFQAINKPLKAAFLSLSRQVLLVIPLVLILPLFWGLTGVFLAPVFADAISVTLSVIMIKNFFDKHGQNFFFSKKHSPARKTA; this is encoded by the coding sequence ATGGCACAAGCCGTATCTATACAAACGCACAATCCGTTTAAAGCGCGTACGATTTCCCAGCTGCTGATTAAATTTTCCGCCCCGGCCGTGGCGGGGATGTTCGTCAACGCCATTTACAACATCATCTCCCGCATTTACGTAGGCCAAGATGTAGGGGCAAACGGCCTGGCCGGGATTACCATTTTGTTTCCGTTGGGGCTTATCTATATGGGCTTTAGCGCCCTGATCGGCGTGGGGGCAAACGCCCTGTTTTCCATTCGCCTGGGAGAAAAGAAAGAAGAAGAAGCCCAAATGATTTTGGGCAATGCCTTTGTACTGCTTGCCTTGATTTCCGGCATTATTACGCTAGGCAGTTATTTCTTTTTGGATTCTTTTTTGGGCTTTCTGGGGGCAGACAGCGAAGTTTTGCCCTATGCGCGCGATTACGCCAAGGTCGTACTGCCTGGCTATTTTTTATTTGGCATCAGCATTGGGTTAAATAACTTTATTCGTTCTTCCGGCCACCCAAAAACCGCCATGGCCACGCAATTTATCGGCGCGCTGATTAACATTGTGCTCGGCCCCATTTACATTTTTGTATTTGACTGGGGCATTCAAGGGGCGGCGGCGGCCACCGTCAGCGGGCAGGCGGTATCGTTTATCTGGGTAATGTTATTTTTTACCGGTCAGCGCAGTTTTTACAAACTGCATTGGAAATTTTTCCGTTTAAAAGCGTACATCGCGCTGGACAGTATGGCCATCGGATTTTCGCAGTTTGCTTTCCAGCTGGCTTCCAGCACCTTAAACGTCATTTTGAACCACTCGCTCCTTAAATACGGCGGCAATTTGGCGATTTCCGCCGTGGGGATTGCCGTCAGCGTCAATACGCTGGTGATGATGCCGCTGATCGGCCTTTCGCAAGGGGCCCAGCCTTTAATCGGCTACAACTACGGCGCCCGCAAATACGCAACGGCCATTCAAACCCTAAAAATGGCCATGCGCTGGGGAATGGGCATTACAACCGCCGGATTTATTTTGTTGGAAATTTTTGCGCGCCCCATTGCGTCCGTCTTTAATTCCGACAATATGGCTTTGGTAGATTTGTCCGCCCAGGTCATTCGGCTGTTTAACCTGCTGTTGCCCATTGTGCCGCTGCAAGTGCTGACCACCAGCTTCTTCCAAGCCATTAACAAGCCTTTAAAAGCGGCGTTTTTAAGTTTGTCGCGCCAGGTGCTGTTGGTTATTCCGCTGGTGCTTATTTTGCCGCTTTTCTGGGGATTAACGGGCGTATTTTTGGCGCCGGTGTTTGCAGACGCTATTTCCGTTACCCTGTCCGTAATTATGATTAAGAACTTTTTTGATAAGCACGGGCAGAATTTCTTTTTTAGCAAAAAGCATTCCCCCGCCCGCAAGACGGCTTAG
- the pbpC gene encoding penicillin-binding protein 1C → MRCIWKVFFLLLLPCLVWGEEAFLSPSKQIYDRYGAPMRGFLSENNTYYLPVPLTEISPWLIAAALAAEDKRFFSHPGVDVKAILRAAWQNATEGEIVSGASTITQQLARALEPRPRTLWGKAKEAYNALLLEREMTKEEILEEYFNLLELGNLTQGAEAASRFYFNVSASELSLSQAAFLAGLIKSPTYYNPLKHFSRAIKRRDWVLKRMLENEFIDEEMYQMAVAEKLELKSASRPFDAPHFTRFLYPLLPPQTQDVYATIDRDLQLYAEELVKNYISQLKEDNVTNAAVVVVENATGGVLAYVGSADFYDQAHNGQVDGARALRQPGSALKPFVYGLTFEQGLLTPASLLDDKDTFFEGGFRPRNYDESYHGFVPVRTALACSYNIPAVRAAEKTGASNILALLRRAGLTSLEKPADFYGLGIALGNGEVRLLDLTNAYAALARGGVYKPLRVGQRPAIYLPGRETRIFDEQTAYLVTDILADNNARAPAFGLNSALSVPFALAAKTGTSKDYKDNFTLAYTPRWTIGVWVGNFDATPMQKVSGVTGAGPIMHDLAVYLQKKYPSEPFETPAGITRALVCTQSGLLAGPACTHTKEEVFSSRHLPAVCSGRHQVAVSALAITSPDKGDVFKMDPSIPRAAQVLRLEAACAEKSCRWTMDGEKLPGISCQTWWPLKPGKHTLKVSCASEEASADFEVLP, encoded by the coding sequence ATGCGCTGCATTTGGAAGGTATTTTTTCTATTGCTTCTTCCCTGCCTGGTCTGGGGGGAAGAAGCTTTTTTATCGCCTTCCAAACAAATCTACGACCGCTACGGCGCGCCGATGCGGGGGTTTTTGTCGGAAAATAATACCTACTACCTGCCTGTACCGCTGACGGAAATTTCCCCTTGGCTGATTGCGGCCGCGCTGGCGGCGGAAGACAAACGCTTTTTCTCGCACCCGGGGGTGGATGTAAAAGCCATATTGCGCGCGGCGTGGCAGAACGCCACGGAGGGGGAAATCGTCTCCGGCGCGTCCACCATTACCCAGCAGCTGGCCCGCGCCTTGGAGCCGCGCCCGCGGACGCTGTGGGGCAAAGCCAAAGAGGCCTATAACGCCTTGCTCCTGGAGCGGGAAATGACCAAAGAGGAAATTTTGGAGGAGTATTTCAACCTCTTGGAACTGGGCAACCTGACCCAAGGGGCCGAGGCCGCCAGCCGGTTCTATTTCAATGTATCGGCTTCGGAACTGTCTCTCTCCCAGGCGGCGTTTTTGGCGGGGCTGATTAAATCTCCCACCTACTACAATCCGCTTAAGCATTTTTCGCGGGCGATCAAACGGCGCGATTGGGTGCTGAAGCGCATGCTGGAAAACGAATTTATTGACGAAGAAATGTACCAAATGGCGGTGGCTGAAAAGTTGGAATTAAAGTCGGCTTCCCGCCCGTTTGACGCGCCTCATTTTACGCGCTTTTTATATCCGCTGCTGCCGCCGCAGACGCAGGACGTGTACGCAACGATAGACCGGGACTTGCAGTTGTATGCCGAAGAATTGGTCAAAAATTACATCTCCCAATTAAAAGAAGACAACGTAACCAACGCCGCCGTAGTGGTGGTGGAAAATGCCACGGGCGGGGTGCTGGCTTATGTGGGATCTGCCGATTTTTATGACCAAGCCCACAACGGGCAGGTGGACGGCGCCCGCGCGCTTCGCCAGCCGGGATCGGCCTTAAAACCGTTTGTATACGGGCTGACTTTTGAGCAAGGCCTGCTGACGCCGGCCTCCCTGCTGGACGATAAAGATACCTTTTTTGAAGGCGGTTTCCGCCCTCGCAATTATGATGAAAGCTACCACGGCTTTGTGCCGGTGCGTACGGCGCTGGCGTGTTCGTACAATATCCCGGCGGTCAGAGCGGCCGAAAAAACGGGCGCTTCCAACATTTTGGCGCTGTTGCGCCGGGCGGGGCTGACGAGCTTGGAAAAACCGGCCGATTTCTATGGCTTGGGCATTGCCTTGGGAAACGGAGAAGTGCGCCTGCTGGATCTGACCAACGCCTACGCCGCCTTGGCGCGGGGGGGCGTTTATAAACCGCTTCGCGTGGGCCAACGGCCGGCCATTTACCTGCCCGGGCGGGAAACCCGTATTTTTGACGAGCAGACCGCCTATTTGGTAACGGACATTCTGGCCGACAATAACGCCCGTGCGCCCGCGTTTGGGCTTAATTCTGCGCTTTCGGTACCGTTTGCGCTTGCCGCCAAGACGGGCACTTCCAAAGATTATAAAGACAATTTTACATTGGCCTACACGCCCCGCTGGACGATTGGCGTATGGGTGGGCAATTTTGACGCCACGCCCATGCAAAAAGTCTCCGGCGTTACCGGCGCCGGCCCCATTATGCACGATTTGGCGGTGTATTTGCAGAAAAAATATCCTTCCGAGCCGTTTGAAACGCCAGCGGGAATTACCCGCGCTTTAGTCTGCACGCAAAGCGGCCTGCTGGCCGGCCCTGCCTGCACGCATACCAAAGAAGAAGTCTTTTCCTCCCGGCATTTGCCTGCGGTCTGCAGCGGGCGGCATCAGGTAGCCGTCTCCGCGCTTGCCATCACGTCGCCTGATAAAGGAGATGTGTTTAAAATGGATCCTTCCATTCCGCGCGCCGCGCAGGTGCTTCGGCTGGAGGCGGCCTGCGCCGAAAAGAGCTGCCGCTGGACGATGGACGGGGAAAAATTGCCCGGCATCTCCTGCCAAACGTGGTGGCCGCTAAAGCCCGGCAAACACACGCTGAAAGTATCTTGCGCCTCGGAAGAGGCCTCGGCTGATTTTGAAGTGCTTCCGTAA